A stretch of DNA from Lysinibacillus sp. B2A1:
GATGTGATTACAAGGGAAGTTATTAAAGAGGTGTATGGGGTCGAGGCGGTTTTTCACGAAGATAAGCAGCTTGGATTCTACATGGTTCCCCTTGGTATTTAGGTGGTGACAATATGAAAAAATGGACTTCTAAGCTATTAACAATAGTATACTTAGCTATATTTTTATTTTCGGGCTTTTCTTTAGCAAAGTATTTATATACGTATTATGAAACTTCTAAATCTTTGGAAGAAGTGCAAACGATTTATGAATCTTCATTGGCTGGCCATGATAAAAAATCTAATGAAAAAAAGAATGAGGAGCCTCTATCGCCCAATACTATTCGACCACAATTTGATGACTTGCTTGCTGTCAATAAAAATATTGTTGGATGGATTTCTATCGACGGCACAAAGTTAAATAACCCTATTCTCCAAAGTGACAACAATGATTTTTATTTAAATCATAATTTTAAAGATAGAGAAAGTCGTGCCGGGAGTGTCTTTATGGATTATCGTAATGATATACAGACTATCAATCGAAATACTATTTTGTATGGCCATGCTATGAAAAACGACACAATGTTTGGCAGTCTAAAAAATTATTTAAAGCAAGACTATGCAAATCAATATCCTATTATTTACTTAGACACATTATATGAAGGATACGATGTTGAAGTCTTCGCGGCTTATGAAACAACCATTGATTTTTATTATATTGAAACAGAATTTGATAGCGATGAGGCTTTTCAAACGTTTTTACACGATATTCAAGCAAGATCTGTCATTGAAATGAATGTAGATATTGGCCCGGAGGATAAAATACTGACTCTCTCCACTTGTAAAGATGCGGTCTTAAGTGATGATCATCGTTTTGTTGTTCAAGGTAAATTAGTAAAACGCTGAAAGATAGAAGTTTTCTCAATTTAGATTGGGAAGCTTCTTTTTGTTTGATAAAAATACTTTAGAAATAAGGAGATTTCTCTGGCCAAGCTAGAAATTGATCAGGCTCTAGAGAAAACGCTCGAGTTGAGCCCGAAACAGCTCGGGTCCCAGGGAAAAACGCTCAGGTCGAGCCCGAAACAGCTCGGGTCCCCAGGAAAAACGCTCAGGCTGGGCCCAAAACAGCTCGGGTCCCCAAGAAAAACGCTCAGGCCGGGTCCAAAACAGCTCGGGTCCCAGGGAAAAACGCTCAGGTCGAGCCCGAAACAGCTCGGGTCCCCAGGAAAAACGCTCAGGCTGGGCCCAAAACAGCTCGAATCTCCAGGAAAAACGCTCAGGCTGGGCCCAAAACAGCTCGGGTCCCAGGGAAAAACGCTCAGGTCGAGCCCGAAACAGCTCGGGTCCCCAGGAAAAACGCTCAGGCTGGGCCCAAAACAGCTCGGGTCCCCAGGAAAAACGCTCAGGCTGGGCCCAAAACAGCTCGGGTCCCCAAGAAAAACGCTCAGGCCGGGTCCAAAACAGCTCGGGTCCCAGGGAAAAACACTCAGGTCGAGCCTGAAACAGCTCGGGTCCCCAGGAAAACGCTCAGGCTGGGCCAAAACAGCTCGGGTCCCCAGGAAAAACGCTCAGGCTGGGCCCAAAACAGCTCGGGTCCCCAGGAAAAACGCTCAGGCCGGGCCCAAAACAGCTCAGGTCCCAGGGGAAAAAAGCTCAGGTCAAGCCAATAACTGCTCGAATCACAGAAATTCAACCATTCATGATGTATTTGAAAAAGTTTTAAATAATTACTTGACGTAAATTGTTTATTAATATATAGTAGGTTACATAAAGTAATCAATTACTTTTAGTAACTATTATGATAATGGATGTACAAATAAAGTAACTACAATGTTTAATCCACACTGCCTTGGGTAACATAATTAATGTAGTTGCTTCATATTTTATCTTATATCTCGAAATCGAGATAAAAAACAACTCAATTGGAGGAATATTAAAATGGCAAAATGGAACATCGATTTAGGACACTCAGCAATTAACTTTCAAGTAAAACACATGATGGTATCAAAAGTAAAAGGTGTATTTGATAGCTATACAGCGGATATTGAAGCAGCAGACCTTGCAGATTTAACAACAGCAAACATTAGCTTCACAATAGATGCAACAAGTATTAATACACGTAGTGAAGATCGTGACAATCACTTAAAAGCGGCAGATTTCTTTGATACAGAAACATATCCAACCATTACATTTAAATCAACAAATATTACTAAAAAATCAGCAGATCAATATACCCTTACAGGTGATTTAACAATTAAAGATGTAACAAAATCAGTAACTTTTGAAACTGAATTTAATGGGAAAGGTACAAATCCATGGGGCCAAGAAGTCTATGGCTTTGAAGCTGAAACAACAATTAATCGTGAGGAATTTGGCCTTACTTGGAATGCTGCATTGGAAACAGGTGGCGTTCTAGTTGGTAAAGATATTAAAGTGACAGTTGAATTAGAAGTTAATCCAGCATAAACTTGATAAACTGTGTCTGAGTAGTATACTTGGACACAGTTTTTTTGATTTACTCTCCCCCAAAGAAGCTCCCATAAACACAAAATAACAGCATTCTGTTAAAATA
This window harbors:
- the srtB gene encoding SrtB family sortase, coding for MKKWTSKLLTIVYLAIFLFSGFSLAKYLYTYYETSKSLEEVQTIYESSLAGHDKKSNEKKNEEPLSPNTIRPQFDDLLAVNKNIVGWISIDGTKLNNPILQSDNNDFYLNHNFKDRESRAGSVFMDYRNDIQTINRNTILYGHAMKNDTMFGSLKNYLKQDYANQYPIIYLDTLYEGYDVEVFAAYETTIDFYYIETEFDSDEAFQTFLHDIQARSVIEMNVDIGPEDKILTLSTCKDAVLSDDHRFVVQGKLVKR